GCCTTCCCCTCTTGGCCGAGCTTGCGGAACGACGCCTCGACCTCCGACCCTATGTCGATGTCGCACTCGTCGCAGTCAATGATGGGCGCGGTCAGCCTCACGCCGTCCTTCATCTCTATGATCGCGATGATGTACGGCTTCTGCATCTCGAAGTCCTCCGGAGCGTCGTGGACCACGGAATAGGATAGGATCTTCCCTGAGCCACACAGCTTGATGGACTTCATCCTGCCTATGCTCTTCCTGTGGCAGCTCGGGCATACGGATCTCGGCGGGAAGTGGACCTCCCCGCAGTTCCCGCATTTCGATGCAAACAGGTTGTACCGGCTGGGCGTTTCCCGCCAGAACCTCGGTATCGCCATTCAATCACCCCTTTCGAGAATGTGCACGACGGCCGTTGCCCCGGTCCCGCCGACGTTGTGGATCAGGCCCGTGGTCGCATCGTCCACCTGGCGCTTGTCCGCCTCTCCTCTGAGCTGCCGCACGATCTCAATGGC
Above is a window of Candidatus Thermoplasmatota archaeon DNA encoding:
- a CDS encoding Zn-ribbon domain-containing OB-fold protein — protein: MAIPRFWRETPSRYNLFASKCGNCGEVHFPPRSVCPSCHRKSIGRMKSIKLCGSGKILSYSVVHDAPEDFEMQKPYIIAIIEMKDGVRLTAPIIDCDECDIDIGSEVEASFRKLGQEGKAGVIHYGYKFKPLNTTPPEK